A region of Culicoides brevitarsis isolate CSIRO-B50_1 chromosome 1, AGI_CSIRO_Cbre_v1, whole genome shotgun sequence DNA encodes the following proteins:
- the LOC134828529 gene encoding transcription activator GAGA: protein MSALHSSIYSLTWGDYGTSLVSAVQLLRVHGDLVDVTLAAGGRSFPAHKIVLCAASPFLLDLLKNTPCKHPVVMLAGVNANDLEALLEFVYRGEVSVDHSQLPSLLQAAHCLNIQGLAPQAPQKDDNTYTTTSIQLHPIVQPHQMKTVVDIGGQHYTTDDQLITVQAAPTQTIQAEVIEDIAHLPEVATKDEISQYLPQRKRKPRAKKQEPVAKLAKLDDGTVTMTTGNTVTVQTTSASASENGIPITTIKTEKVDASATPTTTPGGTQQPSGTPGKLETSTTSTTSGTPSGKTKSKSQSEQPATCPICSAIIRQSRNLRRHLELRHFKKQGTKKSKKAQAAAAAAAAAAAQIKQEVMETGEASTSGQGQTIVTVTGNQLADGTVVTSQPQQVVMSENADGTTSLSIAHVQTLSGQTLSLANLNQATLIRTEDGLESGMITTHDGSNQRQTELLRYGNTIYTIEERQPDS from the exons ATGTCAGCGCTGCACAGCAGTATTTACTCCCTAACATGGGGCGATTACGGCACCTCGCTCGTCTCCGCCGTACAATTGCTACGAGTGCACGGTGACCTCGTCGACGTTACATTAGCAGCTGGAGGACGCAGTTTTCCAGCACACAAAATTGTGTTGTGCGCCGCTTCAccatttttattggatttgcTGAAG aatacGCCATGCAAGCATCCAGTTGTCATGTTGGCTGGCGTGAATGCCAACGATTTGGAGGCATTGTTGGAGTTTGTTTATCGCGGCGAAGTGAGTGTTGATCATTCGCAGTTGCCGTCGTTGTTGCAAGCAGCGCATTGCTTGAACATTCAAGGTTTGGCTCCGCAGGCACCGCAAAAAGATGACAATACGTACACGACAACGTCGATTCAGTTGCATCCGATTGTTCAACCGCATCAGATGAAGACTGTTGTTGACATTGGAGGACAACATTATAct acTGACGACCAATTAATCACCGTTCAAGCCGCCCCAACCCAAACGATCCAAGCTGAAGTAATTGAAGACATTGCCCATCTCCCGGAAGTCGCTACCAAGGATGAAATCAGTCAATATTTACCGCAACGCAAACGCAAACCACGCGCCAAAAAACAAGAACCTGTCGCAAAATTGGCTAAACTCGATGACGGCACTGTAACAATGACAACTGGCAACACCGTAACGGTCCAAACAACCTCGGCATCTGCTTCGGAAAACGGAATTCCCATCACGACAATCAAGACGGAAAAAGTTGATGCATCAGCAACGCCCACGACAACTCCCGGCGGCACGCAACAACCTTCAGGCACTCCCGGAAAATTGGAAACTTCGACAACGAGCACAACGAGCGGAACTCCAAGCGGCAAAACCAAGTCAAAAAGTCAATCGGAACAACCAGCAACGTGTCCCATTTGTTCGGCAATTATTCGGCAATCGCGTAATTTGAGACGTCATTTGGAATTGCGACACTTTAAGAAGCAAGGCACGAAGAAGAGCAAGAAGGCACAAGCAGCTGCAGCCGCcgccgcagcagcagcagcacaaaTTAAGCAGGAGGTAATGGAAACTGGCGAAGCATCGACATCGGGACAAGGACAAACTATCGTTACGGTAACGGGAAATCAACTTGCTGATGGAACTGTTGTCACGAGCCAACCGCAACAAGTTGTGATGAGCGAAAATGCCGATGGAACAACTTCTCTCTCGATTGCGCACGTACAAACACTTTCAGGACAAACTCTTTCGCTGGCTAACTTGAatcag gcaACATTAATCCGCACGGAAGATGGACTCGAATCTGGCATGATCACAACTCACGATGGAAGCAACCAACGCCAAACGGAACTCTTGCGCTACGGCAACACCATTTACACGATAGAAGAAAGGCAACCAGACTCATAG
- the LOC134828190 gene encoding putative mitochondrial transporter UCP3 — protein MKQPKGNTNYEASFPVQLLTAGTSACFADLLTFPLDTAKVRLQVQGEGAVRVPITANAATFGTAVPPLSRTVVTAHAVDMAPKYHGLIGTVSTIVRQEGYRALFNGLSAGLQRQMCFASIRLGCYDGVKSFYGSILREREDGMQIVTRIFAGLTTGGMAVVCGQPFDIVKVRMQAQNKSNPLIKPKYTSTFMAYRMIGREEGIVKGLWKGAVPNIGRNAVVNVAEIVCYDVVKDLLMYYAHMKDNLPCHFTAATIAGFFTTVCASPIDVVKTRYMNSKPNQYSGAIDCAMRMAANEGAQAFYKGFVPSFCRIVSWNICMWITYEQAKKLIFTKVDRE, from the exons atgaaACAACCCAAAGGAAATACCAACTACGAAGCATCCTTCCCTGTGCAACTTTTGACTGCTGGAACCAGTGCCTGCTTCGCTGATCTTCTCACATTTCCTCTCGACACAGCCAAAGTCCGTTTGCAG gTTCAAGGCGAAGGCGCGGTTCGAGTCCCAATCACAGCAAATGCCGCAACTTTCGGTACAGCCGTTCCTCCGCTTTCGCGTACCGTCGTGACAGCCCATGCCGTCGATATGGCGCCCAAATATCACGGTCTCATCGGTACTGTGAGCACAATTGTGCGTCAAGAGGGATATCGTGCCTTATTTAACGGACTTTCTGCCGGCTTGCAACGTCAAATGTGCTTCGCGTCGATCCGTTTGGGCTGTTATGATGGCGTCAAGTCGTTCTACGGCAGCATTTTGCGCGAACGCGAAGACGGCATGCAAATTGTGACGCGAATTTTTGCTGGATTAACAACGGGAGGCATGGCTGTGGTGTGCGGACAACCTTTTGACATTGTAAAAGTTCGCATGCAGGCGCAAAATAAGTCAAATCCGCTGATAAAACCCAAGTACACGAGCACTTTTATGGCGTATCGCATGATTGGGCGCGAAGAAGGCATCGTCAAGGGCTTGTGGAAAGGCGCTGTTCCCAATATTGGAAGAAATGCTGTCGTAAATGTTGCGGAAATTGTGTGTTATGATGTCGTCAAGGACTTGCTGATGTACTATGCGCACATGAAAGACAACCTTCCGTGTCATTTTACAGCAGCTACTATCGCGGGATTCTTCACAACGGTTTGTGCATCGCCAATTGACGTCGTCAAGACACGTTATATGAACAGCAAACCGAACCAATACTCCGGAGCGATTGATTGTGCGATGCGAATGGCGGCAAATGAGGGAGCTCAAGCATTCTATAAAgg ctttgtaccaTCCTTCTGTCGCATCGTTTCGTGGAATATTTGCATGTGGATCACATACGAACAAGCAAAGAAGCTCATTTTTACCAAAGTTGATCGAGAATGA
- the LOC134837232 gene encoding recQ-mediated genome instability protein 1-like codes for MTSELETSLNNERLSLLRAKLIRRNVRVTNEWLEGCLEHFLSEMPEISNEDLLEGAFEQFTLADVNDCGLPVIPDSIVRRKDIHVIEGTFIVQMNFLVNVAESAFDLLQQLYKQQIDETDEEQQNRRNNKQSVKKQRMLKLELTDGTTTCYGMEYSPIPQLNVNLRPGTKLRIKGPLKCINHVLYLESKNVDVLGGEVDTLLIENAFENILLKTLNKPINTAPKAEYAGSERNLHQTQISVLNERNLPSNATRTQSTIPIQDDPFGDDDLEFNELDLNAIQAQSAAIQTPPTHVATTNRRSMHEYEDDPDDLEALEEIESEILAQRSHLEATASRKRPSTSPIAGGSSSFMYCERPSVAEDKVVHVSKVPKLEGLDDLDFDDEFDMLVAAAFDLPPSQNVPKPVEYHTADYKFRLEGCNLLTFAQLQEIKLLDLQDKTFMFFGLATTVTKALSIADERWTLEVNLEDEPNSTLSVTLSPDLLDKMIGMTAAEVKIMKQRSKTQPSVKEEIFKILKNFNDELKNERKFWKIKFEESPKVVSATNLKPVYKKVLINKIESEKLDKLKATVPEN; via the exons ATGACTTCTGAATTAGAAACCTCCTTAAACAACGAGAGACTTTCTCTGCTGCGAGCAAAATTAATTCGTCGCAATGTTCGCGTCACAAACGAATGGCTCGAAGGATGTTTGGAGCACTTTTTAAGTGAAATGCCGGAAATCTCCAACGAAGATCTCTTGGAAGGAGCTTTTGAGCAATTTACCTTGGCTGACGTCAATGACTGTGGCTTGCCTGTGATTCCTGACAGCATTGTGCGACGAAAGGACATTCACGTGATCGAAGGAACTTTTATcgttcaaatgaattttttagtgaacgttg ctgaaTCAGCCTTTGACTTATTGCAACAATTGTACAAGCAACAAATTGACGAGACAGATGAGGAACAACAAAATCGCAGAAATAACAAACAATCcgtcaaaaa acaGAGAATgttaaaacttgaattaacTGATGGGACAACGACTTGTTACGGAATGGAATACTCACCAATACCACAATTGAACGTAAATTTACGTCCGGGAACGAAACTTCGCATCAAAGGACCTCTTAAATGTATTAATCACGTTTTGTACCTCGAATCTAAGAATGTTGACGTTCTCGGGGGTGAAGTTGACACGTTACTCATTGAAAATgcctttgaaaatattttactaaaaactttaaacaagCCAATTAATACAGCGCCAAAAGCTGAATATGCTGGAAGCGAGAGAAATCTTCATCAAACTCAAATTTCCGTGTTAAATGAGCGAAATTTGCCTTCAAATGCGACGAGAACTCAATCTACGATCCCAATTCAGGACGATCCGTTCGGCGATGACGACTTGGAATTCAACGAATTGGATTTAAATGCGATTCAAGCACAATCTGCCGCTATCCAAACGCCTCCAACTCACGTTGCGACAACAAATCGTCGTTCCATGCACGAATACGAAGACGATCCCGACGATTTAGAAGCTCTTGAAGAAATCGAAAGTGAAATTCTTGCCCAAAGATCGCATCTCGAAGCAACCGCGAGTCGAAAAAGACCAAGTACGAGTCCAATTGCCGGCGGTTCGAGTAGTTTCATGTACTGCGAACGCCCTTCCGTCGCAGAAGACAAAGTTGTTCACGTCTCAAAAGTCCCCAAACTCGAAGGCTTGGACGATCTCGACTTTGATGATGAATTTGACATGCTCGTTGCAGCTGCTTTTGATCTTCCGCCGTCACAAAATGTGCCAAAACCCGTCGAATATCACACTGCCGACTACAAATTCCGTCTCGAAGGATGCAATTTACTCACTTTTGCTCAGCTGCAAGAGATAAAACTCCTCGATTTGCAAGACAAGACTTTCATGTTCTTCGGCTTAGCGACAACTGTGACAAAAGCTCTTTCAATTGCCGACGAACGATGGACTTTGGAGGTAAATCTCGAAGATGAACCAAACAGCACACTTTCTGTCACCCTATCGCCCGATTTGTTGGACAAAATGATTGGCATGACAGCTGCTGaagtgaaaattatgaaacaaCGCTCGAAAACGCAACCTTCGGTGaaggaggaaatttttaagattttgaagaattttaacgatgaactgaaaaatgaaaggaaattttggaaaattaaatttgaggagagtccaaaagttgtttctgcCACGAATCTCAAACCGGtgtacaaaaaagttttaattaacaaaatagaAAGTGAGAAATTAGACAAATTAAAGGCGACGGTGCcggaaaattaa
- the LOC134829312 gene encoding uncharacterized protein LOC134829312: MPVATVSPPVVNGNHDSDSEKKDFGNLVGDNYQFNFIKRIDADIKMESSPETSPKKINPEQLDVFEALETHADKQLKLNDGKPKKILRMSMEDLNEKRHEKTNSAKNSRGSSMKMIFLLVTVLGITCGVFWQDFRRQLFRHSRKEYNKLIHGQAYCTDDIDFAAMGNALREGVVGQNEALGKLEEALKSHRQFTAIVLHGPTGTGKTLTTQLLVDNFRWQENVQVMIYNPNDATFDLASITRDLSQCGHNLIIIDDLHLINKDLLTLRQSIEEAALAKQQKVILVFVFNVSKFETERNDGPIFEHLPKDAFRIIEYRRMTDLDLDKCMEKIEKELAVTLSHEQRDTVRQSVDVTKSGCKNVRSKVSLYS, from the coding sequence ATGCCAGTTGCAACAGTTTCACCTCCGGTTGTCAATGGCAACCACGACAGCGACTcggaaaaaaaggattttggaAACTTAGTTGGGGACAACTACCAATTCAACTTCATTAAACGCATCGATGCCGACATCAAGATGGAAAGCAGTCCCGAAACGTCTCCGAAAAAGATCAATCCGGAGCAATTGGACGTTTTCGAAGCATTAGAAACGCATGCGGATAAGCAATTGAAGCTAAACGACGGAAAACCGAAGAAAATTCTCCGCATGTCGATGGAAGATCTCAACGAAAAGCGTCACGAAAAGACAAATTCGGCGAAAAATTCACGAGGTTCCTcgatgaaaatgatttttttgctcgtgACAGTTTTGGGCATCACTTGTGGCGTTTTCTGGCAAGATTTTCGTCGACAATTGTTTCGACACTCTCGCAAGGAGTACAACAAACTAATCCACGGACAAGCATATTGCACGGATGACATCGATTTTGCCGCCATGGGAAACGCTTTGCGTGAAGGCGTCGTTGGACAAAACGAAGCGTTGGGAAAATTGGAAGAAGCGCTTAAAAGTCACCGTCAATTCACCGCTATTGTGTTACATGGACCAACGGGCACGGGAAAAACTCTGACAACGCAACTGCTAGTTGATAATTTTCGCTGGCAGGAAAATGTTCAAGTCATGATTTACAATCCGAATGACGCGACCTTCGACTTGGCTTCGATAACGCGCGATTTATCGCAATGCGGACACAATTTGATCATCATCGACGACTTGCATCTCATTAACAAGGACCTGCTTACGTTGCGGCAGAGCATCGAGGAGGCGGCGCTCGCGAAACAGCAAAAAGTCATCCTTGTGTTCGTCTTTAACGTGTCAAAGTTCGAGACGGAACGCAACGACGGACCCATTTTCGAGCACTTGCCGAAAGATGCATTCCGCATCATCGAATACAGACGCATGACGGATCTCGACCTCGACAAATGCATGGAGAAGATAGAGAAGGAGCTGGCAGTTACTTTGTCGCACGAACAACGGGACACGGTACGCCAGAGTGTGGATGTAACCAAGAGTGGCTGTAAAAATGTTAGATCTAAAGTGAGTTTGTATTcgtaa